The Polynucleobacter sp. JS-JIR-5-A7 region GAGTCCAATGGTTCTTCATCTATGGCTTCCGTCTGCGGTGGCTGTTTGGCAATGATGGACGCTGGTGTTCCAGTAAAAGCTCATGTTGCTGGTGTAGCAATGGGCTTGATTTTGGATGGCAATCGTTTTGCCGTGTTGACCGATATCTTGGGTGACGAAGATCACTTAGGCGATATGGACTTCAAGGTAGCAGGTACTGCAAACGGTATTACTGCGCTCCAGATGGATATTAAGGTTCAAGGTATTACGAAAGAAATTATGCAAGTTGCTTTGGCACAAGCGAAAGAAGGTCGTTTGCACATTTTGAGCAAAATGCAAGAAGCCATGGGTTCAGTTCGCACAGAATTGTCTGCTCATGCTCCACGCATGGTGTCATTCAAGATTCATCCAGACAAGATTCGTGAAGTGATTGGCAAGGGTGGCGCAACGATTCAGGCTTTGACTAAAGAAACTGGTTGCAGCATCGATATCAAAGATGACGGAACAGTCACGATTGCTTCCACTAGTGCTGAAGGCATGGCTGAAGCGAAAGCCCGTATCGAAGGTATCACTGCTGAAGCTGAAGTTGGCAAGATCTATGAAGGTCCAGTAGTGAAGTTGCTTGAGTTCGGTGCTTTGGTCAACATTCTTCCTGGTAAAGACGGACTCTTGCATATCTCTGAAATCTCCAATGAGCGTGTAAAAGAAGTTAAAGATTACTTAGCAGAAGGCCAAGTGGTTCGCGTGAAGTTGTTAGCCGCTGATGAGCGTGGTCGTTTGCGCTTATCTCTCAAGGCTGCAATGGCTGATGAAGGTGGTTCGATTGCTCCTTTGGCTGGTGTTGCAACTGAAGCTGCTCCAACTGACGAAACTGCTTAAGTTAATTTCAGTCGGAGTTTTCAATGCGCGTAATTGAGATCAAAGAATTTGGCACGCCAGAAATGCTGGTGCCTAGTACTCGCCCAGACCCAGCGGTTCCGACTGCTGGAACTGGCGAGGTTTTGATTAAGGTACTCGCAGCAGGAATTAATCGCCCTGACGTTTTACAGCGTAAGGGTCATTACCCAGTTCCTGCTGGTGCATCCGATATTCCTGGTCTTGAAGTTGCTGGTGAAATTATTGGTGGTGATTTAGTTCACGCAGATAATGCTTTCGGCCTCAAGGTAGGTGACAAGGTTTGCGCCTTAGTTCAAGGCGGTGGTTATGCAGACCTTTGTATTGCACCGATTGCCCAGTGCTTACCTTATCCAACCGGATTTACTGATCAAGAAGCGGCAGCATTGCCTGAAACTTTTTACACCGTCTGGAGCAATGTCTTCATGCGCGGTGAATTGTCAGCAGGTGAAACTCTCTTAGTCCAAGGCGGTTCAAGCGGTATTGGCGTTACCGCTATTTTGCTTGCTAAAGCTATGGGACATAAAGTGTTTGTTACTGCTGGTACCAATGAAAAGTGTGCCGCATGCATGAAGTTGGGCGCTGATCTCGCTATTAACTACAAGACACAAGATTTTGTAGAAGAAGTGAAGAAGGCTACTGACGGTAAAGGCGTTAATGTCATCCTCGATATGGTGACTGGCGCTTATGTGCAGCGTGAAATCGATTGCTTGGCTGATGATGGTCGTATTGTGATCATTGCAATTCAGGGTGGATCGAAAGCTGAAGTGAGTACCAATCAAATTCTACGACGTCGTTTGACGATTACTGGTTCAACCTTGCGTCCACGTCCAGTATCATTCAAAAAACACATTACCAAACAGTTGCATGATCATGTTTGGCCTTTACTTAATGCAGGTAAGTTAAAGCCGGCAATCTATAAAACCTTTACGCTGGATCAAGCGGCAGATGCACATCGATTGATGGAGTCCTCTGAGCATGTTGGCAAAATAGTTCTCACGGTTTAATTCAATAAAACTTATGCGTCCACTCATCGTCATCGGTAACTGGAAAATGAATGGTAGTCTTGCAAGTAATCAAGATTGGGTTAAAACCGTTTCCCGGGGTATGGAAAGCGGCATGCCTGCTGGTCGCAAGTTTGCTGTATGCCCACCGTCTCCTTATTTAGCTCAGTGCGCTCACTTAATTAAAGAACATTCTTTGGCGTTTTTAAGCTTAGGCGCTCAAGATGTCTCGGCTCAAACTTCTGGTGCTTATACAGGAGAGACAAGCGCCGCTATGCTCAAAGAGCTCGGCTGTCAGTATGTCATTGTTGGCCACTCTGAGCGTCGTCAAATGCATCATGAGGTGGATGAGATTGTTGCAGCAAAGGCACTTCAAGTATTAGATAGCGGTATGACTCCCGTGATCTGTGTTGGTGAGACTGCTGATGAGCGCAATTCTGGCAGAGCTGAAGAGATTGTTTGTGGTCAGATAGCCAAGCAAGTCTCAGTGCTTCAGGATCGCTTGGCTGATTGTCTCATCGCTTATGAACCAGTGTGGGCGATTGGTACTGGCAAGGTTGCCAGTGCGCAGCTTGCTCAAGATATGCATCGTCATATTCGTTTGCAATTGGCTGAGTTTGATGAGGATGTCGCATCACATGTAGGAATTTTGTATGGTGGCAGCATCAAGCCTGACAATGCTGTTGAATTGTTTGCCATGCCCGATATTGATGGTGGATTGGTGGGGGGTGCTGCGCTAGATCCTCAAGATTTTCTTGCAATCTGTCAGGCATAGATTTTTTATTTGGAGAGAAGCTGTGGAATGGTTTAAGACTTTATTAATCGTGTTGCAGGCAATTTCAGCTTTGGCTGTGATTTTGCTAGTGCTATTACAGCAAGGCAAGGGCGCTGATATGGGCGCTGCTTTTGGCTCTGGTTCCTCAGGGAGCTTATTTGGCGCTAGCGGTTCGGCCAATTTTTTATCCCATACAACAGCCGTCTTTGCTGCAGTCTTTTTTATCAGTACTTTGGGGATTACTTGGCTTGGTAACAAGAAGGAAGTCAGTCCTGGGGTTCTCTCTGGAACCGTCGCTCCTGCAGTAACGCCAGCTGCTCCGACCGCTCCTGCTCAAGATCCAAGCAAACCAGCAGTTCCTAAGTAAAAAAGTAGGTTTTTACTGATTTTTCTGCCCGATATTTAGGGTGGTTTAGTTGTGCAATGCAGTAGAATTGACAGGTTTTGCAAGATGCCGACGTGGTGAAATTGGTAGACACGCTATCTTGAGGGGGTAGTGGCTTAGGCTGTGCGAGTTCGAGTCTCGCCGTCGGCACCAAGAAATGATGTTTAGCTAGAGTTTTGCTCTAAATCAATAGATTTAGATGTGGATTATTTGATAATTTGTTTTTTTTGAAGAAGCGCTAGAAGAACGACTCAGGACCATTTTGAATCTCGCTAATTACTTTCCTGTTCTGCTTTTTATCCTTGTAGGTATTGGGGTGGGATTAGTCCCCATGTTCCTCGGAAAAATTTTGGCTCCCTCGAAGCCTGATGCCGAAAAACTCTCCCCATATGAGTGCGGTTTTGAAGCCTTCGAAGATGCCCGTATGAAGTTTGACGTGCGCTATTACCTGATTGCTATTCTCTTTATTTTGTTTGATCTTGAAACCGCATTCCTCTTTCCTTGGGGTGTTGCGTTACGTGATCTCGGCTGGTTTGGCTACGCCTCCATGGTGATTTTCCTGTTGGAATTCATAGTGGGATTTGTGTATATCTGGAAAAAGGGCGCTCTCGACTGGGAGTGATCGATATGGCATTAGAAGGCGTTCTCAAAGAAGGATTTGTTACCACTACTGCAGACCAGTTAATTAACTGGACTCGCAACGGCTCTTTATGGCCCATGACCTTTGGTTTGGCCTGTTGCGCAGTGGAAATGATGCACGCTGGCGCATCCCGCTATGACTTAGATCGCTTTGGTGTCGTTTTCCGCCCCTCTCCACGTCAATCTGACTTGATGATTGTTGCTGGTACCTTATGTAACAAGATGGCCCCAGCTTTGCGCAAGGTGTATGACCAAATGCCAGAGCCACGTTGGGTAATCTCTATGGGATCCTGCGCAAATGGTGGTGGTTATTACCATAACTCCTATTCTGTAGTGCGCGGTTGCGACCGCATTGTGCCAGTCGATATTTATGTTCCCGGTTGTCCTCCAACAGCAGAAGCTTTGATTTACGGTGTTATTCAGTTGCAATCCAAGATCGCTCGCACCAGCACGATCGCGCGGAAAGCCTAAGCCATGTCAGATCGTTTAGTTCAGCTAGCCGCTAATCTCGAAAAGGTTCTTGGTAAACGCATTCAATCCGTTGAGCTTGCCTTGGGTGAAGTGACTGTCGTTCTTAATGCGGAGACCTATTTTGAATCTGCGATGTTGCTGCGGGATGATGCATCATTAGCGTTCGAGCAATTGATCGATTTATGTGGCGTTGACTACCAAGACTTCCGTGACGGTGCCTGGGGTGGGCAGCGTTTTGGTGCAGTAAGCCATTTACTGTCTATCAAACATAACTGGCGTCTAAGGGTACGGGCTTTCGCTCCTGATGATAGTTATCCACTGCTAGCCTCTATCACCCCAGTTTGGAATTCAGCGAATTGGTATGAGCGCGAAGCATTCGATCTCTACGGCATTATCTTTGAAGGTCATGAAGACCTGCGTCGCATCTTGACTGACTATGGCTTTATTGGCCATCCATTTAGAAAAGACTTCCCAATCAGTGGCAATGTAGAAATGCGCTATGACCCAGAGTTAAAGCGAGTTGTTTATCAGCCAGTCACGATTGAAGCGCGTGAAATTACTCCCCGGATCGTTCGCGAAGAACAGTACGGAGGCCCGGTTTAAGCCATGGCGCAAATTAAGAATTACACCCTCAATTTTGGTCCTCAACATCCTGCGGCGCATGGCGTATTACGTTTAGTGCTTGAGTTAGATGGTGAAGTGATTCAGCGTGCTGATCCGCATATCGGTCTATTGCATCGTGCAACTGAGAAATTAGCAGAGACTCGTACTTGGATTCAGAATGTTCCTTATATGGATCGTTTGGACTATGTGTCCATGATGGCCAATGAGCATGCCTATGTATTAGCCATTGAGAAGTTATTGCAAGTAGACGTTCCATTACGTGCGCAATACATTCGTGTCATGTATGACGAGTTAACCCGTCTGCTAAATCATTTACTTTGGATCGGCTGTCATGGTCTAGACGTTGGTGCAATGGCGGTATTCTTGTATGCCTTCCGTGATCGCGAAGATATTTTCGATATGTACGAAGCTGTATCTGGTGCTCGTATGCATGCTGCTTACTATCGTCCGGGTGGCGTATATCGCGATTTGCCAGATCAAATGGCTCAATACGATAAGTCTAAGATTCGGAGCACATCTGCTGTAAAACGCTTGAATGAAAACCGTAGCGGCACCTTGCTTGACTTTATTGAGCAATTTGCTAGCGGCTTTGATGCCAATGTAGATGAGTATTGCAATCTATTAACTGACAACCGCATTTGGAAACAGCGTTTAGTGAATATTGGTGTTGTCACTCCTGAGCGTGCATTGCAACTGGGCTTTACTGGCCCAATGTTGCGTGGTTCTGGTATTGAGTGGGACTTGCGTAAAAAGCAGCCATATGAAGTGTATGACCGCCTTTATTTTGATATCCCAGTGGGCGTTAATGGCGATTCATACGACCGTTATTTAGTGCGTATGGAAGAGATGCGTCAATCTAACCGCATCATTAAACAATGCGTAGCTTGGTTAAAAGCAAATCCAGGTCCCGTGATGAGCGATAACCATAAGGTTTCTCCACCGAAACGCGTGGATATGAAAACCAATATGGAAGAATTGATTCACCATTTCAAACTCTTTACTGAAGGTATCCATGTACCTAATGGGGAAGCTTACTCTGCGGTTGAGCATCCAAAAGGTGAGTTTGGAATTTACTTGATTTCTGATGGTGCTAATAAGCCATATCGTATGAAGATTCGTGCTCCAGGATTTGTACATCTTTCAGCGATGGATGAGATGTCACGTGGTCACATGTTGGCGGATGCTGTAACCATTATTGGTACGCAGGATATTGTGTTTGGGGAGATTGACCGCTAATTAAGCGTGCCAAGGATGAATTAATGACAACAACCCTTCAACTATCCGACAAAACGCTGGCAGATATTGCCCGTAACGTTGCTAAATATCCGCCAGAGCAAAAGCAGTCTGCCGTGATGGCTTCCTTGATCGCCGCTCAAACTGAAGTCGGCTGGGTCTCGCCAGAGGTGATTGCCACCGTTGCACAAATCCTAGAAATGCCGACGATTGCTGTAGAAGAAGTGGCCACTTTTTACAATATGTACAACACTAAGCCTATTGGTAAATATAAGCTGGTGATTTGTACGAATTTGCCTTGTCAATTAACCCATGGTGAAACTTCAGCCAATTACTTAAAAGAAACTTTGGGTATTGGCTTTAATGAAACGACAACTTGTGGCACCTTCACATTAAAAGAGGGTGAGTGCATGGGTGCCTGCGGCGATTCACCGGTCATGCTCGTCAATGACAAGCGCATGTGCAGTTTGATGAGTAAAGAGAAGATTGATACTCTTTTAAGTGAACTCCGTGCAGAAGGGAAAGCAGCATGACTAGCTTGCACGATCGTCACATTAAGCCCTTAATCCTTGCAGGATTGAATGGTGATAACTGGCGCTTAAGGGATTACGAGAGTCGTGGTGGCTACCAGCAGTTACGTCGATTAATTAATGATAAGGTTGCACCTGATGCAATCATTGCTGAATTAAAAGCATCCTCATTGCGTGGTCGTGGTGGTGCAGGCTTTCCAACTGGCTTGAAGTGGAGTTTTATGCCACGTCAATTTCCAGGACAAAAATATTTAGTTTGTAATAGTGACGAAGGTGAGCCGGGGACTTTTAAAGACCGTGACATCATGCGTTACAACCCACATGCCTTGATTGAGGGCATGATTATTGGTGCATACACCATGGGGATTTCAACAGGTTATAACTATATCCACGGCGAAATTTGGGAAGTGTATTCACGTTTCGAAGAGGCTTTAGAAGAGGCGCGTGATGCTGGTTACTTAGGCGACAAAATTCTAGATAGTGATTTCTCATTTCAATTGCATGCCACGCCAGGTTGGGGTGCTTATATTTGTGGTGAAGAAACCGCTTTGCTTGAATCCTTAGAGGGTAAAAAAGGCCAACCGCGCTTTAAGCCACCATTCCCAGCTAGCTTTGGCTTGTATGGCAAGCCAACTACTATTAACAACACTGAAACATTTGCTGCTGTGCCATTCATTTTGGCTATCGGCGGCCAAGCTTATTTGGATCTTGGTAAACCTAATAACGGTGGAACAAAGATTTTTTCTGTATCGGGTGACGTAGTGCATCCTGGTAACTATGAAATTCCATTGGGCACACCATTTGCAGAGCTCTTAAAGCTTGCTGGCGGTATGCGTGAAGGTAATGCTTTGAAATCTGTCATTCCTGGTGGATCATCTGCACCGGTAATACCTGGCACGCAGATGATGGATCTGACGATGGATTACGACAGTATTGCGAAAGCAGGATCTATGCTGGGTTCTGGTGCTGTCATTGTGATGAATGAAACCCGTTGTATGGTTCGTGCTTTAGAGCGCCTTTCTTATTTTTATCACGAGGAATCTTGTGGTCAGTGCACACCATGTCGTGAAGGTACCGGATGGCTATGGCGAATTGTGCACCGGATTGAACACGGCCAAGGTCGCCCCGAAGATTTAGATTTATTAAATGATGTTGCTGCCAACATTCAAGGCCGTACGATTTGCGCTTTGGGTGATGCAGCTGCAATGCCAGTGCGTGGCATGTTGAAGCATTACATGGATGAATTTACGTATCACGTAGAACATAAGCGCTGCTTAGATTCTGTAAAACCTTTATAAGTTATTGAGCACGGGACATCTTAAAGTGAGCATGGTAGAAATTGAATTAGATGGTAAGACAGTAGAAGTTCCGCAAGGTTCGATGGTGATGCACGCCGCGAATAAGCTGGGTAGCTACGTCCCGCATTTCTGCTATCACAAGAAGTTATCCATTGCTGCTAACTGCCGTATGTGCTTAGTGGAAGTTGAGAAAGCACCAAAACCATTACCTGCTTGCGCTACACCAGTAACCCAAGGCATGAAGGTGTTTACCCATTCTGCAAAGGCAGTAGAAGCACAGCGCTCAGTGATGGAGTTCTTGCTGATTAACCACCCACTCGATTGCCCCATTTGCGATCAAGGTGGTGAGTGCCAATTACAAGACTTGGCAGTGGGCTACGGTAAATCGAACTCACGTTATGACGAAGAGAAGCGGGTTGTATTTCATAAAAATGTTGGCCCCTTGATCTCGATGCAAGAGATGAGTCGTTGTATTCACTGCACCCGTTGCGTGCGCTTTGGGCAAGAAGTTGCTGGCGTCATGGAATTGGGCATGATTAACCGTGGCGAGCATTCTGAGATCTCGACATTCCTTGGGCAAACAGTAGATTCAGAGTTATCTGGAAACATGATTGATTTGTGCCCAGTAGGCGCACTCACTAGCAAACCATTCCGTTATGAAGCCCGAACTTGGGAACTGGGTCGCAAGCGTTCAGTGAGTCCACACGATAGTCTGGGTGCTAATACAACAGTGCAAACCAAAGCTAACAAAGTCATGCGAGTGGTTGCTTTGGAGAATGAGGCGATTAATGAATGCTGGATTAGCGACCGTGACCGCTTTTCCTATGAAGGCTTAAATAGCCAAGATCGTATCACTACACCCATGGTCAAGCAGGGTGGTCAGTGGTTAGAAACTGATTGGCAATCTGCTTTGGATTACGTTGCCCATTCTTTGAAGACGATTTCTGCTGAAAGTGGTGCTCAGTCTATTGGCGCATTAGCCCATCCAATCTCCAGCGCAGAAGAATTGCATCTCTTGCAAAAGATTGTGCGCGGCCTCGGCTCCGATCAAATTGAAACCCGTTTACGTCAGACTGATATTCATGGTGCAGCATCTGCTCCTTGGTTGGGTATGCCGGTTGCTCACTTAAGCGAACTTGATCGCGCTTTGGTCATTGGCAGCTTCTTAAGAAAAGATCAACCAGTACTTGCTGCGCGTTTGCGCACTGCATCTAAGCGTGGACTGCAGTTATCTCGGATTGACTCTGGTGGTGATGATTGGCTCATTTCAGCTACCAGCATTGCTGCTGCGCCAAGCGCATGGCTAAATACATTAAGTGAAGTAGCTTTGGCAGTTGCTAAAGCCAAGTCAGTCACCGCTCCAGATGGCACTCCAAATGTTCCAGTTTCAGCTCATGCACAAAAGATTGCTGATAGCTTGCTATCTGGTGCTAAAGCAGCGGTATTGATTGGATCAGCCGCTATTGCCCATCCTCAAGCTTCTGATTTGCATGTCTTGTCACAATTTATTGCTCAGCAAACTGGCGCAACCCTTGGTTTCTTGACGGTTGGCGGAAATGCGGTTGGCGCATCTTTAGTTAACGCCAATGGTGCAGGTGTTGAATCTGTATTGTCAGGCGATCGTCGTGCCATGATCTTGATGAATCTCGAGCCGGACTTTGATTTGCCTAATCCCGAACAGGCTAGAGTAGCTTTGGCTAAAGCCAATACCGTGATTGCCATGACTGCCTACAAATCAGCAGATTTATTAGAATTAGCTGATGTCATTCTGCCAATTACTCCATATACAGAGACCGTTTCTACATTTGTTAATGCAGAAGGTAGAGCTCAGACTGTTCAACCATCTGTTAAACCTTTAGGTGACTCCCGTCCAGCATGGAAGGTCTTGCGTGTACTTGGCGGTCTCTTGAGTTTAGATGGCTTCCTCTTTAATTTGCCAGAGGAAGTTTTAGGAGAGGCATTAGGTGATCACTATTGCACCCGTTTGAGCAATCAAAATACTATCAATACAGTAGTTAATGGCAGCTTACCACCATCCAATGGTCTTGAGCGTGTAACAGATATCAATATCTATGCTGGCGATCAAATTGTGCGTCGTTCATCTGCACTGCAATTAACCCGTGATGCAAAACGTGCCAATCAAGTTGGTTTAGGGCAAGCACTCTTCTCAGAATTCAGCCTGAAAGAGGGGGATGTTGTTCGCGTCACTCAGGGTAGCCAATCCATTGATTTGCCAGCGACACTAGAATTGAATTTAGCCCCTGGTGCCGTCAGAATTTCTGCAGGCACCGTGGCGAGCACACGATTGGGATCCATGTTCGGTCCTTTAACAGTTAGTAAGGTGTAGAGGGTCGAGATGAATGATTTCTTGAACCTCATTACCACCCAAGGGGAAGCTATTTTTGGTTCCTTGTGGCCACTCATTTGGGCCTTGGTCCGAATTGTGATTATCGTTTTGCCCATGTTTGCTTGCGTCGCTTACTTGACGCTTTGGGAACGTAAGTTAATTGGTTGGATGCATATTCGTATTGGACCTAACCGGGTTGGACCTTTAGGTTTGTTACAGCCAATCGCTGATGCATTAAAACTCTTGATGAAGGAGATTATTGCTCCTGCACAAGCTAGTAAGGTGCTGTATTTCATTGCGCCAATTATGGTGATCATGCCGGCGTTTGCTGCCTGGGCAGTGATTCCATTTCAAGCCAAGATGGTCTTAGCCGACGTCAATGCTGGCTTGCTTTACATTATGGCAATCTCATCGATTGGTGTTTATGGTGTGATTCTGGCTGGTTGGTCTTCAAACTCCAAGTATCCATTCCTTGGTGCCATGCGCGCATCTGCGCAAATGATTTCATATGAAATCGCCATGGGCTTTGCCTTAGTGACAGTATTGCTAACTTCAGGCTCTTTGAACTTGAGCACTATCGTAGCTTCGCAAGAGCAGGGCTATTTTGCGA contains the following coding sequences:
- a CDS encoding NAD(P)H-quinone oxidoreductase; translated protein: MRVIEIKEFGTPEMLVPSTRPDPAVPTAGTGEVLIKVLAAGINRPDVLQRKGHYPVPAGASDIPGLEVAGEIIGGDLVHADNAFGLKVGDKVCALVQGGGYADLCIAPIAQCLPYPTGFTDQEAAALPETFYTVWSNVFMRGELSAGETLLVQGGSSGIGVTAILLAKAMGHKVFVTAGTNEKCAACMKLGADLAINYKTQDFVEEVKKATDGKGVNVILDMVTGAYVQREIDCLADDGRIVIIAIQGGSKAEVSTNQILRRRLTITGSTLRPRPVSFKKHITKQLHDHVWPLLNAGKLKPAIYKTFTLDQAADAHRLMESSEHVGKIVLTV
- the tpiA gene encoding triose-phosphate isomerase gives rise to the protein MRPLIVIGNWKMNGSLASNQDWVKTVSRGMESGMPAGRKFAVCPPSPYLAQCAHLIKEHSLAFLSLGAQDVSAQTSGAYTGETSAAMLKELGCQYVIVGHSERRQMHHEVDEIVAAKALQVLDSGMTPVICVGETADERNSGRAEEIVCGQIAKQVSVLQDRLADCLIAYEPVWAIGTGKVASAQLAQDMHRHIRLQLAEFDEDVASHVGILYGGSIKPDNAVELFAMPDIDGGLVGGAALDPQDFLAICQA
- the secG gene encoding preprotein translocase subunit SecG, giving the protein MEWFKTLLIVLQAISALAVILLVLLQQGKGADMGAAFGSGSSGSLFGASGSANFLSHTTAVFAAVFFISTLGITWLGNKKEVSPGVLSGTVAPAVTPAAPTAPAQDPSKPAVPK
- a CDS encoding NADH-quinone oxidoreductase subunit A, which translates into the protein MNLANYFPVLLFILVGIGVGLVPMFLGKILAPSKPDAEKLSPYECGFEAFEDARMKFDVRYYLIAILFILFDLETAFLFPWGVALRDLGWFGYASMVIFLLEFIVGFVYIWKKGALDWE
- a CDS encoding NADH-quinone oxidoreductase subunit B family protein; the encoded protein is MALEGVLKEGFVTTTADQLINWTRNGSLWPMTFGLACCAVEMMHAGASRYDLDRFGVVFRPSPRQSDLMIVAGTLCNKMAPALRKVYDQMPEPRWVISMGSCANGGGYYHNSYSVVRGCDRIVPVDIYVPGCPPTAEALIYGVIQLQSKIARTSTIARKA
- a CDS encoding NADH-quinone oxidoreductase subunit C gives rise to the protein MSDRLVQLAANLEKVLGKRIQSVELALGEVTVVLNAETYFESAMLLRDDASLAFEQLIDLCGVDYQDFRDGAWGGQRFGAVSHLLSIKHNWRLRVRAFAPDDSYPLLASITPVWNSANWYEREAFDLYGIIFEGHEDLRRILTDYGFIGHPFRKDFPISGNVEMRYDPELKRVVYQPVTIEAREITPRIVREEQYGGPV
- a CDS encoding NADH-quinone oxidoreductase subunit D; this translates as MAQIKNYTLNFGPQHPAAHGVLRLVLELDGEVIQRADPHIGLLHRATEKLAETRTWIQNVPYMDRLDYVSMMANEHAYVLAIEKLLQVDVPLRAQYIRVMYDELTRLLNHLLWIGCHGLDVGAMAVFLYAFRDREDIFDMYEAVSGARMHAAYYRPGGVYRDLPDQMAQYDKSKIRSTSAVKRLNENRSGTLLDFIEQFASGFDANVDEYCNLLTDNRIWKQRLVNIGVVTPERALQLGFTGPMLRGSGIEWDLRKKQPYEVYDRLYFDIPVGVNGDSYDRYLVRMEEMRQSNRIIKQCVAWLKANPGPVMSDNHKVSPPKRVDMKTNMEELIHHFKLFTEGIHVPNGEAYSAVEHPKGEFGIYLISDGANKPYRMKIRAPGFVHLSAMDEMSRGHMLADAVTIIGTQDIVFGEIDR
- the nuoE gene encoding NADH-quinone oxidoreductase subunit NuoE, translating into MTTTLQLSDKTLADIARNVAKYPPEQKQSAVMASLIAAQTEVGWVSPEVIATVAQILEMPTIAVEEVATFYNMYNTKPIGKYKLVICTNLPCQLTHGETSANYLKETLGIGFNETTTCGTFTLKEGECMGACGDSPVMLVNDKRMCSLMSKEKIDTLLSELRAEGKAA
- the nuoF gene encoding NADH-quinone oxidoreductase subunit NuoF, producing the protein MTSLHDRHIKPLILAGLNGDNWRLRDYESRGGYQQLRRLINDKVAPDAIIAELKASSLRGRGGAGFPTGLKWSFMPRQFPGQKYLVCNSDEGEPGTFKDRDIMRYNPHALIEGMIIGAYTMGISTGYNYIHGEIWEVYSRFEEALEEARDAGYLGDKILDSDFSFQLHATPGWGAYICGEETALLESLEGKKGQPRFKPPFPASFGLYGKPTTINNTETFAAVPFILAIGGQAYLDLGKPNNGGTKIFSVSGDVVHPGNYEIPLGTPFAELLKLAGGMREGNALKSVIPGGSSAPVIPGTQMMDLTMDYDSIAKAGSMLGSGAVIVMNETRCMVRALERLSYFYHEESCGQCTPCREGTGWLWRIVHRIEHGQGRPEDLDLLNDVAANIQGRTICALGDAAAMPVRGMLKHYMDEFTYHVEHKRCLDSVKPL
- the nuoG gene encoding NADH-quinone oxidoreductase subunit NuoG yields the protein MVEIELDGKTVEVPQGSMVMHAANKLGSYVPHFCYHKKLSIAANCRMCLVEVEKAPKPLPACATPVTQGMKVFTHSAKAVEAQRSVMEFLLINHPLDCPICDQGGECQLQDLAVGYGKSNSRYDEEKRVVFHKNVGPLISMQEMSRCIHCTRCVRFGQEVAGVMELGMINRGEHSEISTFLGQTVDSELSGNMIDLCPVGALTSKPFRYEARTWELGRKRSVSPHDSLGANTTVQTKANKVMRVVALENEAINECWISDRDRFSYEGLNSQDRITTPMVKQGGQWLETDWQSALDYVAHSLKTISAESGAQSIGALAHPISSAEELHLLQKIVRGLGSDQIETRLRQTDIHGAASAPWLGMPVAHLSELDRALVIGSFLRKDQPVLAARLRTASKRGLQLSRIDSGGDDWLISATSIAAAPSAWLNTLSEVALAVAKAKSVTAPDGTPNVPVSAHAQKIADSLLSGAKAAVLIGSAAIAHPQASDLHVLSQFIAQQTGATLGFLTVGGNAVGASLVNANGAGVESVLSGDRRAMILMNLEPDFDLPNPEQARVALAKANTVIAMTAYKSADLLELADVILPITPYTETVSTFVNAEGRAQTVQPSVKPLGDSRPAWKVLRVLGGLLSLDGFLFNLPEEVLGEALGDHYCTRLSNQNTINTVVNGSLPPSNGLERVTDINIYAGDQIVRRSSALQLTRDAKRANQVGLGQALFSEFSLKEGDVVRVTQGSQSIDLPATLELNLAPGAVRISAGTVASTRLGSMFGPLTVSKV
- the nuoH gene encoding NADH-quinone oxidoreductase subunit NuoH, which produces MNDFLNLITTQGEAIFGSLWPLIWALVRIVIIVLPMFACVAYLTLWERKLIGWMHIRIGPNRVGPLGLLQPIADALKLLMKEIIAPAQASKVLYFIAPIMVIMPAFAAWAVIPFQAKMVLADVNAGLLYIMAISSIGVYGVILAGWSSNSKYPFLGAMRASAQMISYEIAMGFALVTVLLTSGSLNLSTIVASQEQGYFASLGLNFLSWNWLPLLPMFLIYFISGVAETNRHPFDVVEGESEIVAGHMVEYSGMSFAMFFLAEYANMILIAAVASIMFLGGWLPIVDLPILRDIPGFFWLFGKTFFLLSCVIWLRATLPRYRYDQIMRLGWKIFIPISVFWVVVIGAWVVSPWNIWK